The following DNA comes from Microbacterium terregens.
GATGGACGCCGACTCGCGCACTCCGGTTTCACCCTCGTCCGCGACTACCCCGTGCCCGTCCACAACGTGTGGCGCGCCTTCGCCGAGGAAGACCGCAAGCGCGACTGGTTCGGCGACGGCGACACCTTCGCCCGCGGCGCGTGGGCGTTCGACTTCCGCGTCGGCGGCCGCGACGTCGACGAAGCACAGTTTCACGGCGGACCACTCTCGCGCTACGAGGGCGTGTACACCGACATCGTCGAGCACGAACGCATCGTCACGACCTACGACATGTGGCTCGACGGCGCCCACATGTCCACATCGATCGCCTCGTTCGAGTTCGAATCGATCCCGGACGGCACGCGACTCACGCACGTCGAGCACGGAATCTTCTTCGACCGGTTCTGGGCCGACGCCCCGCAACGCGAACAGGGCATGCGCGGCATCCTCGAAACGCTCGCTGACCACCTCACGTGACGGTTCGCCCGGGCCCTGCATCAACGAACCCGCGCCTCGCGTAAGAAAGAGGCACGATGCCTTGTCAGGCCGGCACGAGCACGGTGACGACCGGCAAAGTTCGAGTGGCCGCCGTCAGCGGTACGGCAGCGCGAGCACGTATGTTCCTCCACGATCAACGCCGAGCCCATGAACGCCACGAAAGAGGCTCCGACGCGATCGAGGTGAGCGGAACCTCGTTCGTGGCCCTGCCGTGTCCTTGTCAAGGAGCGTCGCGTGGAGCATATTCGTTCACACGCAGGGCAGCCACGCGCTCCCTCCCACACGAGGTTCAAGGAGGTTCGGTTGCTCGAGGCCATGGCTTTCTGGATCGACGGACCGGGTGTCGGCGTTCTCCGCCGCGGGCCGATCGCTCGTGCCGGCGAGGGGGACGTCCTTGTGCGCACCGGCTACACGGGTATCAGCCGCGGCACCGAGGCATCCGTCTTTCTGGGTCGCGTACCGGCCGGCGAGCACGAGAGGATGCGCGCGCCCTTCCAGGAGGGGGACTTTCCGGGCCCGGTGAAGTACGGCTATCTCAACGTAGGCGTCGTCGAGCAGGGCCCCGAAGCGCTCCGCGGCCGCACGGTCTTCACCCTGTTCCCCCATCAGTCCCTCTTCGTCGCTCCCGCCGACGCTGTGGTCCCCGTGCCGCCCGGCGTGCCCGCCCGCCGCGCGGTGCTCGCCGGCGCGGTGGAGACCGCGGTGAACGTGCTGTGGGATGCCGCCCCCCTCATCGGGGACCGGGTGACGATCGTCGGCGCTGGGATGATCGGATGCTGCGTCGCGCGGCTGATCCGCAGCATCCCCGGACTCGACGTCGTGCTGGTCGATGTAGATGAATCGCGTCGCGAGATCGCCGAGCGACTGGGCGTCGCTTTCGCCGGGCCGGGCGACGCGCCGGCGGATCGCGATCTGGTCGTCAACACGAGCGGATCGGAGTCCGGGCTGCGGCTCGCATTGGAGTCCGTGGTGACCGACGGCGAGGTGATCGAGGCCAGCTGGTACGGCGACCGCCCGGTGACGCTCATGCTCGGAGCCGACTTCCACTCGCGACGACTGACCATCCGCTCGAGCCAGGTGGGCGCCGTCGCCGAACGCCGACGGAACACGCGCACGACTCGCGACCGGCTGACGCTCGCGCTCGAGCTCCTGCGCGACCCCGCCTTCGATGCGCTGCTGACCGGCCACTCCTCCTGGCGGGACCTGCCCGCGGTGATGGCGGGGCTCGCGACCGGCCGGAGCGGGGACCTGTGCCACACGATCGATTGGGGGGATGCCGCGTGACCTTCGCCGTGACGGTGCGAGACCACATCATGATCGCTCACAGCTTCTCCGGGGAGTCGTTCGGCCCCGCGCAACGGCTGCACGGCGCGACGTTCGTCGTCGACGCATCGTTCCGAGCGGACGAGCTGGACGAGGACGGCGTGGTCGTCGACATCGGGCGGGCCGCCGACGCGCTCCACCAGATCACGAGCGCGCTGACCTATCGCAATCTGGACGACGAACCGGAATTCGACGGGGTGAACACCACGACGGAGCGGATGTGCCAGGTCATCGCCGACCGACTCGCCGCCCATGTCGCCGATGGGCGACTCGGGCCGGCGGCCGGGCGACTGTCGTCGGTCGGCGTCACCCTGCACGAGTCTCACATCGCCTGGGCGAGCTACGAGAGGACGTTGTGAACAGGGCGGACGATGCGGCCGTGCACTTCGTCGTGCCCGACGGCATCGAGGACGCCGATCGTGTCAGCGGCGGGAACGTCTACGACCTTCGCATCGCTGAGGCGCTGCGCGCCCACGGTCTCGACATCCGGATGAGGTCGGTGATCCCCGGCGGAACGCACGCGCTGTCCCGCGCGCTGTCCCATCTCCCGCGGGATTCCGTCGTGCTGATCGACGGACTGATCGCCCTTGCGGCGCCGGACGCGCTGGACGCGCACTCGAGCCGCCTTCGCATCGTCGTGCTGGCGCACATGGTCGCGAGCGCCATGACCGGGATCGGGGACGCCGGGGGGACCATCGAACGAGAGCGCCGTGCTCTGCGTGCCGCGCGGCATGTGATCGCCACCAGCGAATGGACCCGGGCTGAGCTCATCGCCCGCGCGCTCGCGATGCCCCGGCGGATCACGGTCGTCCATCCCGGCACGGATGCCGCACCCGTTGCGACAGGATCAGTCCCGGTCCCCCACATGCTGTGCGTCGGCGCCGTCGCGCCCCACAAGGGGCAGGATGTCCTCGTTCACGCCTTGGCGGGCATGACCGATCTGCCCGGTTGGACGTGCTCGATCGTGGGCTCGCTGAACGCCGACCCCGCGTTCGCAGCGCGGACTGCCGCCGCGATCCGTTCCGCCGGTCTCGAGGAGCGAGTCGTCCTCACGGGGGCTCTCACGGGTGAGCGGCGGACGGAGATGTTTCTGTCTGCGGACCTCGTCGTCGCTCCCTCGCGGACGGAGAGCTACGGCATGGTCGCCGCTGAGGCTCTCGCCCGCGGCATCCCGGTCGTGGCGGCCCACGTCGGCGGACTGCCGGAGGCGATCAACGGCAGCGCGGCCGGCGTCCTCGTTCCGGCGGACGATCCGGAGACGCTGCGCGCCGTCCTGCGGCAGTGGGCGGGGGACCCCGATGTGCGTGCTGCGCTCAAGGCGAGAGCGCTGGTGCGCACGGCCGGACGGACATGGGGCGAGTCCGCGCAGATCGCCGCCGCGGTCCTCATCGGTGCCCGCCGGGGAGTCGACGGCGCCGGATACGAGAGGCGGCTCGCGGGGTGAGCGAGATCATTCAGGTCAGCAGCGACTGGCTGGCGCTTCGAGAGCACGAGGACGCCCGGGCCCGTTCCCGTGAGCTCGCCCTCACCGCAGCCGGCATGCTCGAGTCCGGTCCGATCGTCGTCCATGACCTGGGCAGCGGAACGGGGTCGATGATGCGCTGGATGGCACCGATCCTCCCCGGACCGCAGACCTGGATCCTGCACGACTGGAACGCGGAGCTCGTCGAACGGGCTGCCGGCGGGGTCGCCCCGCTCGATCGCGAGGGCAGGCCCGTCGCCATCCGAACCCGCAGCGGGGAGCTCGCACACCTTGCCGCCGGGGATCTCGACTCCGCGTCACTGGTGACCGCCTCCGCCTTGCTCGATGTGCTGACCACCGAGGAACTGCACGCGCTGGTCCAGGCGTGCGTGGCCGTCGGCTGCCCGGTGCTCCTGAGCCTGAGCGTGACCGGCGAGGTCCGCCTCGACCCGGCGGATCCGCGCGACGGTCTCTTCGAGGAGGCCTTCAACGCGCATCAGCGACGTCATGTCGGCGGACGTCCACTCCTCGGACCGACCGGTGGCGCGCTCGCGCAGCGCCTCTTCGTGGAGTCCGGGTGGAAGGTGCGATCGGCCGCCACCTTCTGGCGGCTGGGAGACCACGACCCTCGGCTTCTCGACGAGTGGTTCGACGGCTGGGTCGATGCGGCCTCGGAACAGCTCGGTGGTCGTCGCTCGTCAGGCCCCGAGTACCGCGAATCGCGTACCGCGCAGAGACAGCGCGGCGACCTCTGCGCCGTCCTGGCGCACACCGATCTGCTGGCGTGGCCGTGATGCCCGTGCAGATGAGCGCGCCGTACGTCGGAGCAGACGTGGCACCGCGCAGCGTCGCCGTCGTCGCGCTCGTCCTGCGCGCGGCATCCATCCCGCTGAGAATCAGGGCGAGGATGCCGCGCGAGGGCGTTGCCGGCGGGGCGTTCGCCGTCGTCGCGCGCGCGCTCGCCGCCGCGTGGGATGGCATCCATCCAGAGGGGAGCTCGTCATCGACAGGCCGTACGTGATCCTCAGCGCCGCCATGTCGCTCGACGGGTACCTGGACACCGCTTCTCCGCCGCGGCTGGCCCTCTCGAACGCGGCGGACTTCGATCGAGTGGACGAGTTGCGGTCGCATAGCGACGCCATCCTGGTCGGAGCGCGCACCGTGCGCGCAGACAATCCGAGACTGCTGGTACGCAGCGAAGAGCGACGGGCAAGGCGCAGCGCAGCGGGCTTGGGTCCGTCGCCCCTCAAGGTGACCTTGACGGCAACGGGCGACCTCAATCCTCGGTCGGAATTCTTCACCGCCGGAGAGGCGACGAAGCTCGTGTACTGCCCGCGATCGGCGGTCCGGCGGACGCGCAACCGATTGGGCGAACGCGCGACGGTCGTCGGACTGGGTGATGCGGTCACCGTATCCGACTTGGTGGGCGAACTGAGCGATCGCGGCGTGCGCACGCTCCTGGTGGAGGGCGGCGGAACGGTGATCACACAGTTCCTGGCATCCGAGCTCGTGGATGAGCTGCAGCTGGCCATCGCACCGTTCTTCGTCGCTGACCGCCGTGCGCCCCGGCTGACCGGCGACGGCGAAATCCCCTGGACGCCCGATCGGCACGCACCCCTCGCCGAGACCCGTCGTATCGGCGACATGGTGGTTCTCAAATATGTCCTGTCCACGCCCCGCGCAGGCGCCGTGATCGTCGACAACGGAAACGGCGGACGCGACGCGTAGGTCCCGACGTGGACGTGACCGCGAACCTGAAGCAATGGAACTCATCTACCGAAAGCCGACGCAATGACGATCAGAACCGAGAGCCGCATCACAGTCGCGCGGGGCGTCAGCGACGTGTGGGACTACATGTGCGACGTCGGACGCTGGCCGGAGTGGGCGCCGACGGTGCTCGAATGTCGGGTTCGCGGCGGCGGTGTGCTCCGGCCCGGCGCGTGGGTGGAGCAGCGGGCGAGGGACTTCGGCTGGAATCACAGCCGGAGTGAGCAGGTGACCACCGTCGAGGCACCGCGCTCGATGGCGTTCGTCGGCACGATGGGAACCTCGGTCGCGCGCTGGGGAATGGAGTTCGGGCCGGCGGGCGATGGATACACCGAAGCCATGATGTGGGTCGAGGTCGACCCGGCCCGCTTCATGCGCGCCATCCCCGGCCGTGCCCTCCGGGCTCAGATTCAGCGGGTGAGCGATATCGAGATGGCGGGGATCAAGGCGGCGGTCGAGTCGGGCGCGCAGGCAGGCGCGTGGTCACGGTGAACGAGGCCGACCATACTCGAGAGCGCCTGATGGCGATCTACCGCAAGAAGGCCAGGCGCTATGACATCACCTCCCGGCTGTACCCGGTGCCCGGCTACCCGCAGCGGTCGCAGCGCTTGCGTGCACTGCGTGAGCTGGGCCTCCGCGCTGGAGACACCGTGGTCGACATCGCTTGCGGTACGGGCCTGAACTTCGGGCTGCTGGAGGCGGCGATCGGTCCCCGCGGTCACATCGTGGGAGTCGACCTCACCGACGCGATGCTCGCCCGTGCCGAAGACCGGGTCGAAGCGAACGGCTGGAGCAACGTGAGCCTCGTACAGGCCGACGCGGCCGACTTCAGCTTTCCGGCTGGGGTCGACGCGATCCTGTCCACCTACGCCTTGACGCAGGTGCCGGAGTGCGGACAGGTCATCGCGCACGGTGCCGCGGCCCTCTCCGGCGGCGGACGCTGGGTAGTGCTCGATCTCAAGATCCCCGACATCACGCCGGGGTGGCTGTCGCGGCTGGGAATCGCAACGGTGCGGGGTTCCGCCTCCCTTGACGCGTGGATCATGCGCCGTCCGTGGGAGACGATCCGCGCGGAGATCCAGGACCGATTGGTTGACCCCTCCTGGACTGCGCTGTGCTTCGGGACTGCTTTCCTCGCCGCCGGGTCCGGCCCCGAAACCCCTCGCTGACGGCGGTGGCCGACTTCGAGCCCGATCCGCGATACGTCAGCGCAGGGCGCGAGACCCGCTGTAGAGGCCATGCCCGCGGATGGCTATAGTGAGGCACCAAGACGGGACGTGGTCGACCCGGCACGCCTCATCTTCACCCTCAGACGCCGACCTGAGAGCGAGAAGAGAAGACCGCCGATGCCACGCGATGTCACGGCCGCCCTGCTGCCCGACCATGCCGCTCCGTTCGAGAGGCACACGGCACAACTCGACGATCCACCATCTGACGAACTTCTCGTCACGCTCGTCGCCACCGGGGTATGCGCCACCGATCTCACGTGATCGCGATGACCGAGGTACACATCGCGCCGATAGGGTTCGCGGGGCTCGGTGCGGTGGGCGTGGCGTTGATCTGGGCAGTCGAGGGGCTGCCCGCAATCGGCTCGACGGCCGCGCTCGCGTACCTCGCCGCGAGCACGGCGATCCTCGTCGTCGGGCTGCGACGCCGGCGCACCTCGCGTTTCGGCGAGGCCAACGTCGTCACTGCGACGAGGTCGGCGCTGGTCGCCATCATCACCGGGCTGGTCGTCGCTTCGTTCGTCGCGCCGATCCCGGTGCCGCTCCTCATCGGCCTGACCGTGCCGGCGCTCGCGCTCGACGCGGTCGACGGCTGGGTCGCACGACGGACGGACAGCGTGACCGAGCTCGGTGCCCGGTTCGACATGGAGGTGGACTCGTTCCTCTTGCTCGCGCTCAGCGCGTACGTCGCGCAGACACTCGGCCCCTGGGTGCTCGCGATCGGGCTCATGCGATACGCCTTCTTGGCCGCCGGATGGATGCTGCCGTGGCTTCGCGCGCCGCTGCCGTACCGCTACTGGCGCAAGGTCGTGACCGCCGCGCAAGGGATCACGCTGGCAACCGCGGCATCCGGCCTGGTCCCCGTGTTCGCGAGCGCACTGCTCGTAGCCCTCGCTCTCGCCCTGCTCGTCGAGTCGTTCGGCCGA
Coding sequences within:
- a CDS encoding SRPBCC domain-containing protein yields the protein MTDGRRLAHSGFTLVRDYPVPVHNVWRAFAEEDRKRDWFGDGDTFARGAWAFDFRVGGRDVDEAQFHGGPLSRYEGVYTDIVEHERIVTTYDMWLDGAHMSTSIASFEFESIPDGTRLTHVEHGIFFDRFWADAPQREQGMRGILETLADHLT
- a CDS encoding zinc-binding alcohol dehydrogenase is translated as MLEAMAFWIDGPGVGVLRRGPIARAGEGDVLVRTGYTGISRGTEASVFLGRVPAGEHERMRAPFQEGDFPGPVKYGYLNVGVVEQGPEALRGRTVFTLFPHQSLFVAPADAVVPVPPGVPARRAVLAGAVETAVNVLWDAAPLIGDRVTIVGAGMIGCCVARLIRSIPGLDVVLVDVDESRREIAERLGVAFAGPGDAPADRDLVVNTSGSESGLRLALESVVTDGEVIEASWYGDRPVTLMLGADFHSRRLTIRSSQVGAVAERRRNTRTTRDRLTLALELLRDPAFDALLTGHSSWRDLPAVMAGLATGRSGDLCHTIDWGDAA
- a CDS encoding 6-carboxytetrahydropterin synthase — encoded protein: MTFAVTVRDHIMIAHSFSGESFGPAQRLHGATFVVDASFRADELDEDGVVVDIGRAADALHQITSALTYRNLDDEPEFDGVNTTTERMCQVIADRLAAHVADGRLGPAAGRLSSVGVTLHESHIAWASYERTL
- a CDS encoding glycosyltransferase family 4 protein, whose amino-acid sequence is MNRADDAAVHFVVPDGIEDADRVSGGNVYDLRIAEALRAHGLDIRMRSVIPGGTHALSRALSHLPRDSVVLIDGLIALAAPDALDAHSSRLRIVVLAHMVASAMTGIGDAGGTIERERRALRAARHVIATSEWTRAELIARALAMPRRITVVHPGTDAAPVATGSVPVPHMLCVGAVAPHKGQDVLVHALAGMTDLPGWTCSIVGSLNADPAFAARTAAAIRSAGLEERVVLTGALTGERRTEMFLSADLVVAPSRTESYGMVAAEALARGIPVVAAHVGGLPEAINGSAAGVLVPADDPETLRAVLRQWAGDPDVRAALKARALVRTAGRTWGESAQIAAAVLIGARRGVDGAGYERRLAG
- a CDS encoding SAM-dependent methyltransferase, which gives rise to MSEIIQVSSDWLALREHEDARARSRELALTAAGMLESGPIVVHDLGSGTGSMMRWMAPILPGPQTWILHDWNAELVERAAGGVAPLDREGRPVAIRTRSGELAHLAAGDLDSASLVTASALLDVLTTEELHALVQACVAVGCPVLLSLSVTGEVRLDPADPRDGLFEEAFNAHQRRHVGGRPLLGPTGGALAQRLFVESGWKVRSAATFWRLGDHDPRLLDEWFDGWVDAASEQLGGRRSSGPEYRESRTAQRQRGDLCAVLAHTDLLAWP
- a CDS encoding RibD family protein — its product is MILSAAMSLDGYLDTASPPRLALSNAADFDRVDELRSHSDAILVGARTVRADNPRLLVRSEERRARRSAAGLGPSPLKVTLTATGDLNPRSEFFTAGEATKLVYCPRSAVRRTRNRLGERATVVGLGDAVTVSDLVGELSDRGVRTLLVEGGGTVITQFLASELVDELQLAIAPFFVADRRAPRLTGDGEIPWTPDRHAPLAETRRIGDMVVLKYVLSTPRAGAVIVDNGNGGRDA
- a CDS encoding SRPBCC family protein, which encodes MTIRTESRITVARGVSDVWDYMCDVGRWPEWAPTVLECRVRGGGVLRPGAWVEQRARDFGWNHSRSEQVTTVEAPRSMAFVGTMGTSVARWGMEFGPAGDGYTEAMMWVEVDPARFMRAIPGRALRAQIQRVSDIEMAGIKAAVESGAQAGAWSR
- a CDS encoding class I SAM-dependent methyltransferase; this translates as MVTVNEADHTRERLMAIYRKKARRYDITSRLYPVPGYPQRSQRLRALRELGLRAGDTVVDIACGTGLNFGLLEAAIGPRGHIVGVDLTDAMLARAEDRVEANGWSNVSLVQADAADFSFPAGVDAILSTYALTQVPECGQVIAHGAAALSGGGRWVVLDLKIPDITPGWLSRLGIATVRGSASLDAWIMRRPWETIRAEIQDRLVDPSWTALCFGTAFLAAGSGPETPR
- a CDS encoding CDP-alcohol phosphatidyltransferase family protein, whose amino-acid sequence is MTEVHIAPIGFAGLGAVGVALIWAVEGLPAIGSTAALAYLAASTAILVVGLRRRRTSRFGEANVVTATRSALVAIITGLVVASFVAPIPVPLLIGLTVPALALDAVDGWVARRTDSVTELGARFDMEVDSFLLLALSAYVAQTLGPWVLAIGLMRYAFLAAGWMLPWLRAPLPYRYWRKVVTAAQGITLATAASGLVPVFASALLVALALALLVESFGRDVVWLAAYGHARCAADHADPEAEARAS